In one Melaminivora jejuensis genomic region, the following are encoded:
- a CDS encoding ABC transporter ATP-binding protein has product MSAPAIELQGVACTFTDKDNPAQRYTAVSGVNLTVGAGEFVSVVGPTGCGKSTLLNVAAGLLVPSEGSVRIFGQPLAGINARAGYMFQAESLMPWRTALANVMAGLQFRGVPEAQARAQAQDWLRRVGLGNFGDRYPHQMSGGMRKRASLAQTLVMDPDIILMDEPFSALDIQTRQLMENEVLDLWQRKKKAVLFITHDLDEAIAMSDRVVVLSAGPASHPIGEFAIDIERPRDVAEVKMTPRFLELHAAIWDELRGEVLKGYQQQLQRA; this is encoded by the coding sequence ATGAGTGCTCCCGCAATCGAGTTGCAAGGGGTGGCCTGCACCTTCACGGACAAGGACAACCCCGCTCAGCGCTACACCGCCGTGAGCGGCGTGAACCTGACCGTGGGCGCCGGCGAGTTCGTCAGCGTGGTCGGCCCCACGGGCTGCGGCAAGAGCACGCTGCTCAACGTGGCTGCTGGCCTGCTGGTGCCTTCCGAGGGCAGCGTGCGCATCTTCGGCCAGCCGCTGGCGGGCATCAACGCCCGCGCCGGCTACATGTTCCAGGCCGAGAGCCTGATGCCCTGGCGCACGGCGCTGGCCAACGTCATGGCAGGTCTGCAGTTTCGCGGCGTGCCCGAGGCGCAGGCCCGCGCCCAGGCGCAGGATTGGCTGCGCCGCGTGGGCCTGGGCAATTTCGGGGATCGCTACCCGCACCAGATGAGCGGCGGCATGAGAAAGCGCGCCAGCCTGGCACAGACCCTAGTCATGGATCCGGACATCATCCTGATGGACGAGCCGTTCTCGGCACTGGACATCCAGACGCGCCAGCTCATGGAAAACGAGGTGCTCGACCTGTGGCAGCGCAAGAAAAAGGCCGTGCTGTTCATCACGCACGACCTGGACGAGGCGATTGCCATGAGCGACCGGGTGGTGGTGCTGAGTGCCGGCCCGGCCTCGCACCCCATCGGCGAGTTCGCGATCGACATCGAGCGCCCGCGCGATGTGGCCGAGGTCAAGATGACGCCGCGCTTCCTGGAGCTGCACGCCGCCATCTGGGACGAGCTGCGCGGCGAGGTGCTCAAGG
- a CDS encoding ABC transporter substrate-binding protein has product MQRRHLIAGGLAAAALPGFSFAQTLEKTKLTIAVGGKNLFYYLPLTIAEQQGYFKDEGLDVTIVDFAGGSRALQAVVGGSADVVSGAFEHTINMQLKGQPMRAFVLQGAAPQVVLGVNPKTMPNFKSVADLKGKKIGVTAPGSSTNIVANYVLAKAGLKPSDVSFVGVGAGNGAVAAMRAGQIDAISNLDPVITLLVRSGDLRIVSDTRKMDEAEQVFGGPMPAGCLYAPQPFLDKNPNTAQALVNAMVRADKWIQQAGGGDVIKVVPESYLLGDRAVYIDGFLASKQALSPDGSFPARGAETALRALASIDPKLDAKKVDLNAIYTNDFVKRANAKYPKG; this is encoded by the coding sequence ATGCAACGACGCCACCTTATCGCCGGCGGCCTGGCCGCTGCCGCGCTGCCCGGCTTCAGCTTCGCCCAGACGCTGGAAAAAACCAAGCTGACCATCGCTGTCGGCGGCAAGAACCTGTTCTATTACCTGCCGCTGACCATTGCCGAGCAGCAGGGCTACTTCAAGGATGAGGGGCTGGACGTCACCATCGTGGACTTTGCCGGCGGCTCGCGCGCGCTGCAGGCGGTGGTGGGTGGCAGTGCCGATGTGGTCTCGGGCGCGTTCGAGCACACCATCAACATGCAGCTCAAGGGCCAACCCATGCGCGCCTTCGTGCTGCAGGGCGCAGCGCCCCAGGTGGTGCTGGGCGTCAACCCCAAGACCATGCCCAACTTCAAGTCGGTGGCTGATCTCAAGGGCAAGAAGATTGGCGTCACGGCGCCGGGCAGCTCCACCAACATCGTCGCCAACTACGTGCTGGCCAAGGCGGGGCTCAAACCCAGCGATGTGAGCTTCGTCGGCGTGGGTGCGGGCAATGGCGCCGTGGCGGCGATGCGTGCCGGGCAGATCGATGCCATCTCCAACCTTGATCCGGTCATCACGCTGCTGGTGCGCTCGGGCGACCTGCGGATCGTCTCCGACACGCGCAAGATGGACGAGGCCGAGCAGGTCTTCGGCGGCCCCATGCCGGCGGGCTGCCTGTACGCGCCGCAGCCGTTCCTGGACAAGAACCCCAACACTGCCCAGGCCCTGGTCAACGCCATGGTGCGTGCCGACAAGTGGATCCAGCAGGCCGGCGGCGGCGATGTCATCAAGGTCGTGCCCGAGAGCTATCTGCTGGGTGACCGGGCCGTCTATATCGATGGCTTTCTGGCGTCCAAGCAGGCCTTGTCGCCCGATGGCAGCTTCCCGGCCAGGGGCGCGGAGACGGCCCTGCGCGCGCTGGCCAGCATCGACCCCAAGCTGGATGCGAAGAAGGTCGATCTGAATGCCATCTACACCAACGATTTCGTCAAGCGGGCCAACGCCAAATATCCCAAGGGCTGA
- a CDS encoding transposase, with product MLIAVPPHNTSRTCPECGCVSADNRRAQAVFRCIECGREGHADHTGAINILARGHRVAACGEDVSRARPARAKRAASVKQEPAEATGSGVAPAMSAVGIPRL from the coding sequence ATGCTGATTGCCGTGCCGCCGCACAACACCAGCAGAACCTGCCCCGAGTGCGGCTGCGTGAGCGCGGACAACCGCAGGGCGCAGGCCGTGTTCAGGTGCATCGAATGCGGGCGCGAAGGCCACGCCGATCACACCGGCGCGATCAACATACTGGCGCGGGGACACCGCGTAGCAGCCTGTGGAGAGGACGTCAGCCGTGCAAGGCCCGCAAGGGCCAAGCGTGCAGCCTCGGTGAAGCAGGAACCCGCCGAGGCGACTGGTTCAGGCGTTGCGCCTGCAATGAGCGCGGTAGGAATCCCACGCCTTTAG